aagccgaatttgggaaatctaatttcaccgaaaatggcgaagcggttgaatttcatgtgtaattttttttagatcaattttcatataaaattcgcctcgatccgagatcgtaccgaaaagttatggcCGTTTTACCGAAACGCATAATCTCGGTGAATAATCCGATCCAGTAGTTGATCTAATCGACTACTACGCATCATATGCGTCCGGCGTATGAACCTAggtttcgattcgaccaatcacattgatcttcgctcactgcaactggcattatgtgtatcacttaactccgatggcggaaattcGACTGGTAGAAGTAtatcgttacacgaccattgcagcaagaacacggaACTAGGTCATAGATCAATATGAAAaatcgcatatctccatatgcacacatctcgaatccataacaaaacagctacagctttgataccactgttgggatatgaggtaggctacgctagtgcaaaataaaaaaaatttctaccgtgtaaaacaaaaaaactgccgttatagatcacgggattaccactcgacgcacaggtgcggaagttgtagatacaTGTCGGgacagcgaagtcgatcacacATTgacgcagtgtagtcgaacacgtcgacttcgagcagctcctcagcagctcgtccacgtgcagcgactCCCTCCTCGTGTCGCAGCTCGTCaggctcgttgtcggctcgtcaggttcctcgtcggagctctcgtgcggcggctcgtccaagtgctgcagatgcaacacctccaaggtatccacacgtgcggggaggaagcgtcgcaagccggactgctagatctgtgagttgcaacaagacgatggcgtgggaggcgcggctgctCCTGGTGCGAAAAGGGattgaaccctagggcgccccccacccctcaatatataggggttcctaacgggcctctggtccgaggcctattagtacttctaaacttggtccaattcagatcacatccaaattggactttcagccctttaagtgtgtgaccctataggttcatatacgtatagacatagaccgagtactcctactcggcccatagttagtagcgacctctagcaagacatactaactcctatacacacacgaagatcatatcagacgaactatcacaacatcatgtacatgctattccctttgcctcacgatatttgatctagctCCAAGcagaccactctttctcgacgctatgattcggaatctctttctaggttaactcttaacctcacgtagcatggtcatgcatttccgaatccgatcactcgaggggcccaaaggTATCTCTCTCAAAtggagaggggcaaattccatcttgactgaccatacctcacagcatgcttcgtgacaaacccgaaagctacctttataactacttAGTTACGGTGCAGCGTTTGATAGTctctaagtaagtcgatccacatcttgagtacatgcgacaatctcaggtttaaggataaagcgtacatgttgtgtaaagagaactatgtaactagcgttgggtcagtcctagcacatgtctctacacgtgcccacgttattagtttgacatctccatgtccatgacttgtgaaacatagtcatcaactaatacatgtgctagtctaatattcatatgtgtcctcacatgaacttcgactagggacaacttttataataaccatacaagtaaaagtttcacacacaattcacataattgcaaataaattcaagtagcctttaatagaaattcaaggaacacaatatataacatggatacaatggaatatcatcatctttatGATTGCCCCAGAGCATACCTCCAACGAGTCGGTGGAACAGCCTCGTCCCTCGCACCGCTCATTTCTGTGTGCGGCCCGCCGGATGGGAGGGCGGTAAGGTAGCTATTGCCGTTTCACCGGGTGGTAGCTTCTCTTACAGCAGTTGAGAAGGCGGTAGCCCTTTACCGCCGTTTCAAGCGGCGGTATAgatctatttctgcaaatttttcgttcgactatttatttctgcaaaatcaaaaaaatatataaaaataaaaaaagttcgacGGACGCAGCAGCATGCGTTCTGTGATCCAGCCCAATAACTCATTTCAGTCAGGCCCGGAGTAGCCCACGGCCCGCGTGGTAAAAACCTCTCTGGCCAGACGTGTCTCGTCTCCCACTAACCCCTATCCGCTTCCGTCTTCCGCCCCGAGCGGCAAAGCCTCCGGCCGGCTGCTTCCCACGCAGCGAATGGCGtctcccgcctccgcctcggcgcgGCCTCTATCCCTCCCCCTAACCGCCCCGCTCCCCCGTTATTCCTCGCGCATCCTCCGCGCACCCTcctcccgcctcctcccgggCCGCCGCGTCGCGCTCGCGCCGGCCCGGCCTGGCGCCGCGCTCCTCTCCAGCCTCAGCGACGCgcgggagcaggaggaggaggtggaagacGAAGAGGAATTCTATGGGGAGGAGGATGAGCAAAGGGAatacgacggcgaggaggaggaacagGAATACGACGAGGAGCTGGTGGAGGTGGGCTACGTGTCCGGCGCGCACGGGGTGCGCGGGGACGTCCTCGTCACGCCACGCACCGACTTCCCCGAGCTCCGTTTCGCCACGGTAACCCATGTTAAATTGGCTGTGGGCTCCCTCGCTGTCATACCAATGCTAATTGGCTGTTGGTTTCACGGTTGCCTCTTGTTTGTTCTGACAGCCGGGGACGAGATGGCTGAGGGCTCGGGCTGCTGGGAAGCAACAGGTCAGGGAATTCGAGCTTGTTcgaggaagggcccacacgggGAAGAAGTGTTGGATCGTCAGCTTCGATGGTATCCATAACCTGGATGAGGTCTGTCTTCTTTGCATTCCCTGGGGTATTTTGCTGTTGCTTGCTGATTTGTGTACCTCAGGTCCACAGCTAGTCTAAGAGGTACCAAAGTAAGGCACCTTGCTTATTGATAGGATGAGCAGTCTAAATCAACTATTCTATCTGTAATATTGGTTAGAAGGTTAGTGGACTGCTTGCTGCCTTGCTGGAACTGGAAATCCTTGACTTAATGCGAAATCTTGTTTTATATTTCTGTTGCTCTCAATCTGCATATGAGATGTAGAGTAAAATATCACAGCAGCTGGCTGGCTCAATTTGCATGCTCTCAATCTGCATACGAGATGTAGAGTAACAAATCACGACAGCTGGGCGGCTCAATTTCTATGACTGGGCATTACTGTCAGATTAGTCCGGCTCAAAGTAGCAAATGTTGCTCTTCTTTCAGTTTGAGTTACTGCTTTGCCTTATGTTGAAGTACAGTTACCTTCTGACATAATTCTGTTGCTACTCTCGTTTCAGGCTAGGCAAATAGTCGGTTCAGCTATACTCGTGAAAGCTGGAGATAGGCCAGAAATTGAGGACGATGAGTTCTTCTCACTTGACCTTGTTGGAATGAGAGTTATTGTCAAGGTACATGTGTCTTTATGTTTTGTTTTTCAAGTTATTGCCGCATCATTGGTTGATTTCAATTAGGGCAATTTAAGGCACATCACACATGCGCTGTCACTACCTAATAAGGGAAATTTAGGCCTATGCTGTTTCAATCACAGTTTTGATCCAtgcctctgttttttttttggcttattCGATTCATGTTTTTGGTTTGCAAAACTTGTTCAGTTAAGAGTCATTTGTCTTTTAAATTGCTCTCTCCACTCCCTAAAAGCAGGCAAAACTTTTAAGACCTTATTTGTTACCTTTTAAAATTGCTCTGTACCCTGAAAGTAGTTGAAAACTCAAAATTGTAGAAAGGCTGCACACAGTATCCTACTTATTTTCCATGGAGGTATTGAGATCAAGATTTAGTAACTGAAAATGTTTCTCACAGGATACAGGCAAGCTTGTAGGAACAGTTGGCCAGGTTTTCAATTTTGGAGGCGGAGATCTTCTACAGGTGATGCTTGGCTCTGCTGAGGGTACTGCTGTGGATCCAGATTCAGAAAATCAAGATTCAACTTCATCACGTGATCATGTGTGGATTCCATTTGCTGAAGATATTGTAcctgatgttgatatggagagCAGAGAAATGTGGATTACACCTCCAAAGGGGTTACTTGAGCTCAATTCACGATCTGACAAGAgatcaaagaaagaaaggcgTGTGATGGTTAGGTCTGCATCATCCTTTTCTTGCATATCATTTTCACACCTACAATCATGATTTGCATCTTAAAAGAAACAAATAATATTTCAGGTCCATAGTACCGAAATGTTGATAGCAGCAGATGTCCTGGCTATTGAAGATTGTAGATACATGTGGCATTTATTATAATAAACAGATTAAAGTATACGATGAATTTTGATGCTTCAGGTCTCCTAACAAAAACCAATTTGATGTTAGGAGCTggtgttttatattgtgttcttttttctaaattaatGCATGACCCAGTTTGGATTGACACAGGAGTGGAAGGACAGGAAGAGGCTTCAACGACGTGTAATTGCTGGAAAGAAGGTGCTCTCCGAAATGGATCAGGGCCATGTTCTGGAAGGTTTGGTATCAGGGGACAAGGTCCAAAAGGCATCACTTGCAGAGCAGATTGGTTGCATTGACTTTCAATTGTTCCGACATGCAGTGCATTGTGTTAGCAAACAAATTGAGAGGTAACACCCGTTCAGTATCCTGCCAACGTCTTCTTCAAAAGAAACAGAATATTCGATTTATTTACCGCACCTTTACTACATACACATGTTGACACTGCCTGAGTACCAGCTATGGTAATCTCATTTGCTCTCCAAACTTGTCAATTTCAGCTCTTCAAAAAAATTGCTGGCTAACTCTTCATTGTCAAGGAAAAAGGTAATCAAAATACCATACAAGGGTCTCATCAACCTTGGAGAGAAAGCTGAACATTCATTCAGTAGAGAACTCAAACATGGTCTTGAGATTCTCCTGAAGTCAAAAGCAGCTATTGTACTTGTTAGAAATGGCTCAGACTCTGATGCTGAGTTTCTGAGTTTGCTCAGTTCTCTTTGTGAGTTAATGAAGGTATGCATTCTTTTTTATGGTTGTTGAATGTAGTTTTAACATATAGGTGTAGAATAACATGTGAGTGCTTATTCTGTATTTATTTGCATATGTTGTTAATTCCTAACATACATAATTTCCTCAAAGAACAAAAGTGAAGAACTGCTAACAACCACTACTATTGATACTGAAGTTGAACCTGCCCATTAACCTTTGGTTCTGTAGTTTCTACTGTGTTTTAAGTGTATATAGCTCCTTTTTATATCAGGAATATACTTTGATG
This sequence is a window from Setaria italica strain Yugu1 chromosome III, Setaria_italica_v2.0, whole genome shotgun sequence. Protein-coding genes within it:
- the LOC101769166 gene encoding uncharacterized protein LOC101769166 — translated: MASPASASARPLSLPLTAPLPRYSSRILRAPSSRLLPGRRVALAPARPGAALLSSLSDAREQEEEVEDEEEFYGEEDEQREYDGEEEEQEYDEELVEVGYVSGAHGVRGDVLVTPRTDFPELRFATPGTRWLRARAAGKQQVREFELVRGRAHTGKKCWIVSFDGIHNLDEARQIVGSAILVKAGDRPEIEDDEFFSLDLVGMRVIVKDTGKLVGTVGQVFNFGGGDLLQVMLGSAEGTAVDPDSENQDSTSSRDHVWIPFAEDIVPDVDMESREMWITPPKGLLELNSRSDKRSKKERRVMEWKDRKRLQRRVIAGKKVLSEMDQGHVLEGLVSGDKVQKASLAEQIGCIDFQLFRHAVHCVSKQIESSSKKLLANSSLSRKKVIKIPYKGLINLGEKAEHSFSRELKHGLEILLKSKAAIVLVRNGSDSDAEFLSLLSSLCELMKVIGNHVPPPFIIVSPPGHVESVRTCLIENDYFNLDIKKVWVLEELELPIVSMSSEASRKKVLMKSPWEIIKKTAGSGGIFSLLSSNKILDSLNQMGVQYTQICSSSSRPVIGHPLLFGAVASSGADVGVKLSTSGETEDDFDLIISIDLLNKMCRDVTQLRFSARPDQNAHVEHVDGQWVAVQPEATNSHRLHADVTSILNSCAPDKVCVMEIIEQ